Proteins encoded together in one Bradyrhizobium sp. CB82 window:
- a CDS encoding helix-turn-helix domain-containing protein, whose translation MLTQSLNTQVRGNKIAPAAYPVSDQFGAITGHVGLVATEFSYRKDEEIYGEEEPAEYVYQVVSGAVRSYKLLSDGRRQIGTFHLPGDVFGLESVASHRLAAEAIIDTTVRLVKRSSLEKAAGIDVQVARKLWAMTAGELRHAEDHMLLLGRKTAMERVATFLLEMDRRLAVAGMMALPMCRRDIGDYLGLTLETVSRALSQLHSQGILGFSGARQIVLRNRQRLHNLDA comes from the coding sequence ATGCTCACCCAGTCGCTCAACACCCAGGTTCGCGGCAACAAGATCGCCCCCGCCGCCTATCCCGTCTCCGACCAGTTCGGCGCCATCACCGGCCATGTCGGTCTTGTCGCTACCGAATTCTCCTATCGCAAGGACGAGGAGATCTACGGCGAGGAGGAGCCCGCTGAATATGTCTACCAGGTCGTCTCCGGCGCGGTGCGCAGCTACAAGCTCCTCTCCGACGGCCGCCGTCAGATCGGCACCTTCCATCTCCCCGGCGACGTGTTCGGCCTCGAATCCGTCGCCAGCCATCGCCTCGCCGCCGAAGCCATCATCGACACCACCGTGCGCCTCGTGAAGCGCTCCAGCCTCGAGAAGGCTGCCGGCATCGATGTGCAGGTCGCGCGCAAGCTCTGGGCGATGACCGCGGGCGAGCTGCGCCACGCCGAGGACCACATGCTGCTGCTCGGCCGCAAGACCGCGATGGAGCGGGTTGCGACCTTCCTGCTCGAAATGGACCGCCGCCTCGCTGTCGCCGGCATGATGGCGCTGCCGATGTGCCGCCGCGACATCGGCGACTATCTCGGCCTGACGCTCGAGACGGTGTCGCGCGCGCTGTCGCAGCTTCATTCCCAGGGCATCCTGGGCTTCTCCGGTGCCCGTCAGATCGTGCTGCGCAACCGCCAGCGTCTGCACAATCTCGACGCCTGA
- a CDS encoding MFS transporter: MRLSRKPSHPSDVERGRPESRNAVSALPQPAPSKQSLRALDWFIFFLADVQTGFGPFIAVYLTTQKWTQVEIGLVLSIGGIVGLIGQMPGGAIIDAAKSERLVAALAIATIGCCALAYAAMPIFPVVVTAATLHAAASCVLGPAIAAISLGLVGPFAIGERLGRNARFASLGNGVAAAVMGTAGYLLSSRSVFLVTFLLAIPTLIALSRIREEEVDVARAHGEMPREAAEGADTNVWHLLRQRPLLIFACSVMLLQLANAAMLPLMASVVTTRSSQWATVLIAGCIIVPQAIVALMSPSVGRKAQAWGRRPLLLIGFGALAIRGLLFATVRDPYVLVLVQVFDGITAAVFAVMIPLIVADVAFGSGHFNLAQGVVGTATGIGASLSTVLGGFISDRFGSSTAFVGLACVAAAGLLLILLVMPETRRSAR, translated from the coding sequence GTGCGCTTGTCCAGGAAGCCGAGCCATCCGAGCGACGTTGAACGTGGCCGACCCGAGAGCCGCAACGCTGTTTCTGCGCTTCCGCAACCGGCGCCGTCAAAGCAGAGTCTGCGGGCGCTGGATTGGTTCATCTTCTTCCTGGCCGACGTGCAGACCGGCTTCGGCCCGTTCATCGCGGTGTATCTGACGACGCAGAAATGGACGCAGGTCGAGATCGGCCTCGTGCTGTCGATCGGCGGCATCGTCGGCCTGATCGGTCAGATGCCGGGTGGCGCGATCATCGACGCCGCGAAATCCGAGCGGCTGGTCGCGGCGCTTGCGATCGCGACCATCGGCTGCTGCGCGCTGGCTTATGCGGCGATGCCGATCTTTCCGGTCGTGGTGACGGCAGCGACCCTGCATGCGGCGGCGAGCTGCGTGCTGGGGCCTGCGATCGCCGCGATCAGCCTCGGCCTCGTCGGGCCGTTCGCGATCGGCGAACGGCTCGGCCGCAACGCGCGCTTCGCCTCGCTTGGTAACGGGGTCGCGGCCGCGGTGATGGGCACCGCCGGCTATCTCCTGTCGAGCCGCTCGGTGTTCCTCGTCACCTTCCTGCTTGCGATCCCGACCCTGATCGCCTTGTCGCGGATCCGTGAGGAGGAGGTCGACGTGGCGCGCGCGCACGGCGAAATGCCGCGCGAAGCCGCCGAAGGCGCGGACACGAATGTGTGGCATCTCCTGAGGCAGCGGCCGCTGTTGATCTTCGCCTGCAGCGTGATGCTGTTGCAGCTCGCGAACGCGGCGATGCTGCCCTTGATGGCCAGCGTGGTGACGACGCGGTCGAGCCAGTGGGCGACCGTCCTGATCGCGGGCTGCATCATCGTGCCGCAGGCGATCGTGGCACTGATGTCGCCGTCGGTCGGGCGCAAGGCGCAGGCCTGGGGCCGACGGCCGCTGCTGCTGATCGGATTCGGCGCGCTTGCGATTCGCGGGCTGTTGTTCGCGACCGTCCGTGATCCCTATGTGCTGGTGCTGGTGCAGGTGTTCGACGGTATCACGGCCGCTGTGTTCGCGGTGATGATCCCGCTGATCGTCGCCGACGTCGCCTTCGGCAGCGGCCATTTCAATCTTGCGCAGGGAGTCGTGGGAACCGCCACCGGCATCGGTGCGTCGCTGAGCACCGTGCTCGGCGGCTTCATCAGCGACAGGTTCGGCAGCAGCACCGCCTTCGTCGGCCTCGCCTGCGTCGCAGCAGCCGGGCTCCTCCTGATTCTCCTGGTGATGCCGGAGACGCGGCGCAGCGCGCGTTGA
- a CDS encoding cbb3-type cytochrome c oxidase subunit 3: protein MKAILTVHNLASDLVTTIWTPAFVAIFLAIVAYAFWPRNKAAFDEAARLPLREE from the coding sequence ATGAAAGCAATTCTGACAGTCCATAACCTTGCGTCCGATCTCGTGACGACGATCTGGACGCCGGCCTTCGTCGCGATCTTCCTCGCGATCGTCGCCTACGCATTCTGGCCGCGCAACAAGGCCGCTTTCGACGAAGCGGCGCGACTGCCGTTGCGCGAGGAGTAA
- a CDS encoding PRC-barrel domain-containing protein: MRAMTRLMLVAVIVGSIAPAGSYAAEEPPAAQAEPNASPSPAPTVPVVPKDAAPPPSVTIIGASDAHGVLGRDVRSAADEDMGRIVDVIVDRAGKVRAAVIDFGGFLGVGSRKIVVDWNALHFGKIANKKDSISLELTKAQVAAAPEYKEDTPIVVLGASGTLQPLQFIP, encoded by the coding sequence ATGCGCGCCATGACGCGGTTGATGCTCGTCGCAGTGATCGTGGGGAGCATCGCGCCTGCGGGCTCGTACGCGGCGGAGGAGCCTCCTGCGGCGCAAGCCGAGCCGAACGCGTCGCCGTCGCCGGCCCCGACCGTGCCCGTGGTGCCGAAGGACGCGGCGCCGCCGCCCTCGGTCACCATCATCGGTGCCAGCGACGCGCACGGCGTGCTCGGGCGGGACGTGCGCAGCGCCGCCGATGAGGACATGGGACGCATCGTCGATGTCATCGTCGATCGCGCCGGCAAAGTGCGGGCGGCGGTGATCGATTTCGGCGGTTTCCTCGGCGTCGGTAGCCGCAAGATCGTGGTCGACTGGAACGCGCTGCATTTCGGCAAGATCGCCAACAAGAAGGACAGCATCAGCCTGGAGCTGACCAAGGCGCAGGTCGCGGCTGCGCCGGAATACAAGGAGGACACACCGATCGTCGTGCTGGGTGCCTCCGGCACCCTGCAACCGCTGCAGTTCATTCCGTAA
- the ccoO gene encoding cytochrome-c oxidase, cbb3-type subunit II, translated as MSFWTRHQIFEKNSIILVVGILLVISIGGLVEIAPLFYLKSTIEVVDGVRPYTPLELAGRNIYVREGCYLCHSQMIRPLRDEVERYGHFSLAAESMYDHPFQWGSKRTGPDLARVGAKYSDDWHVTHLTDPRAIVPQSVMPGYPFLAENEVDPATIADHMRTLKAVGVPYSDDQIANAADDLKAQADPDNAGSDAFTKRYAKAVVRNFDGKPGTPTEMDALVAYLQMLGTLVDFKLYNEKANLR; from the coding sequence ATGTCTTTCTGGACTCGCCACCAAATCTTCGAGAAGAACTCGATCATCCTGGTCGTCGGCATCCTGCTGGTGATCTCGATCGGCGGTCTCGTCGAGATCGCGCCGCTCTTCTACCTCAAGAGCACGATCGAGGTCGTCGACGGCGTGCGGCCCTATACGCCGCTCGAGCTCGCCGGCCGCAACATCTACGTCCGCGAGGGCTGCTATCTCTGCCACTCGCAGATGATCCGACCCTTGCGCGACGAGGTCGAGCGCTACGGTCACTTCTCGCTCGCCGCCGAGAGCATGTACGACCACCCGTTCCAGTGGGGCTCCAAGCGCACCGGTCCCGATCTTGCCCGCGTCGGCGCCAAATATTCCGACGACTGGCACGTGACCCATTTGACCGACCCGCGGGCCATCGTGCCGCAATCGGTGATGCCGGGCTATCCGTTCCTGGCCGAGAATGAGGTCGATCCCGCCACGATTGCCGATCACATGCGCACGCTCAAGGCCGTCGGCGTGCCCTACAGCGACGACCAGATCGCCAACGCGGCCGATGACCTGAAGGCGCAAGCCGATCCGGACAATGCAGGCAGCGATGCCTTCACCAAGCGCTACGCCAAGGCGGTTGTGCGCAACTTCGACGGCAAGCCGGGCACCCCGACCGAGATGGACGCGCTGGTCGCCTATTTGCAGATGCTCGGCACGCTCGTCGACTTCAAGCTCTACAACGAGAAAGCCAATCTCCGCTGA
- a CDS encoding CBS domain-containing protein → MYRFLEQTTDGYMTRNVKTVVRDLNMLELSEMFERDDFNGYPVEEDGQVVGIVTKFDILKCFAFTPSQMVPRYLDLMNRRVGDVMTPEFIYVHPDTRLTRVLQLMVEHRIRSIIVLDGTQKLVGIIAREDVITALKANARD, encoded by the coding sequence GTGTACAGATTCCTTGAACAGACCACCGACGGCTACATGACGCGCAACGTCAAGACCGTGGTGCGCGACCTCAACATGCTCGAGCTCAGCGAGATGTTCGAGCGCGACGACTTCAACGGCTATCCAGTCGAGGAGGACGGGCAGGTCGTCGGCATCGTCACCAAGTTCGACATTTTGAAGTGCTTCGCCTTCACGCCGAGCCAGATGGTGCCTCGCTATCTCGACCTGATGAATCGCAGGGTCGGCGATGTCATGACGCCGGAATTCATCTACGTCCACCCCGACACGCGATTGACCCGTGTGCTCCAGCTCATGGTCGAGCACCGGATCCGGAGCATCATCGTGCTCGATGGCACGCAGAAGCTCGTCGGCATCATCGCGCGGGAGGACGTCATCACCGCGCTCAAGGCCAACGCGCGCGACTGA
- a CDS encoding response regulator, which produces MTEISLHCGPDPMSSSLKPIVYVVDDDDAVLGSLRFLLETDGFAVRTFRNATALLNAPRSAGADCYVIDYKMPDINGVELARRLRTSKGDTPVILITGYPDENISTRAAAVGIKDVILKPLLDENLIKCIRGAIEGKPRG; this is translated from the coding sequence ATGACCGAGATCAGCTTGCATTGTGGGCCGGATCCGATGTCGTCCTCACTCAAGCCCATCGTCTACGTGGTCGACGACGACGACGCCGTCCTGGGATCACTGCGATTCCTGCTGGAAACCGACGGCTTTGCCGTGCGGACCTTCAGGAATGCCACGGCATTGCTCAATGCTCCCCGCTCTGCGGGCGCGGACTGCTACGTGATCGACTACAAGATGCCCGACATCAACGGCGTCGAGCTTGCGAGGCGCCTGCGCACGTCGAAGGGCGACACGCCCGTGATCCTGATCACGGGTTATCCGGACGAGAATATTTCGACCCGGGCCGCCGCGGTCGGGATCAAGGACGTGATCCTGAAGCCGCTTCTCGACGAAAATCTCATCAAGTGCATCCGCGGCGCCATCGAGGGCAAGCCCAGGGGTTGA
- the fixJ gene encoding response regulator FixJ — translation MTTKAHVYVIDDDQAMRDSLNFLLDSSGFSVRLFETAQSFLDALQGLSFGCVVSDVRMPGLDGIELLKRMKDAQSPFPILIMTGHGDVPLAVEAMKLGAVDFLEKPFEDDRLTAMIEAAIRQAEPAAKSEAIAQDVAARVASLSPRERQVMEGLIAGLSNKLIAREYDISPRTIEVYRANVMTKMQAGSLSELVRLAMRAGMLKD, via the coding sequence ATGACCACAAAGGCACATGTCTATGTCATCGACGACGACCAGGCGATGCGGGATTCGCTGAACTTCCTTCTGGATTCGTCCGGCTTCAGCGTCCGATTGTTCGAGACGGCGCAAAGCTTTCTCGACGCGCTGCAGGGCCTCTCGTTCGGCTGCGTGGTCTCCGACGTGCGCATGCCGGGGCTTGACGGGATCGAGCTCTTGAAGCGCATGAAGGATGCTCAAAGTCCATTCCCGATCCTCATCATGACCGGTCATGGCGACGTTCCGCTGGCGGTCGAAGCCATGAAGCTCGGCGCGGTCGATTTCCTCGAAAAGCCATTCGAGGACGATCGCCTGACCGCCATGATCGAAGCGGCGATCCGCCAGGCCGAGCCTGCCGCCAAGAGCGAGGCGATCGCGCAGGACGTCGCCGCGCGTGTGGCCTCGCTCAGCCCGCGTGAGCGTCAGGTCATGGAGGGGCTGATCGCGGGCCTCTCCAACAAGCTGATTGCCCGCGAGTACGACATCAGCCCGCGCACCATCGAAGTGTATCGGGCCAACGTCATGACCAAGATGCAGGCGGGCAGCCTGTCGGAGCTGGTGCGGCTGGCGATGCGCGCCGGCATGCTCAAGGATTGA
- a CDS encoding universal stress protein encodes MTYATVMVSLALGQPNEARLQVAGELAERFEAAIVGVAAAQFAPPLYFTDGAEAQRLIDQGEASVRQCLAELEGQFRAATRNRGGHVEWRGAVDFPARYALQQARCADIIVSGGQSPAFSDAFSLVTPKDLVMQTGRPLLVVPDGIDWLDLRSVLVAWKDAPEARRAAADSLPMLRKAREITLVAIPEPDDDRPAVLASVTDVVAWLARHGVTATAQVSEAGRNESAADHLDKVAGDVGAGLIVAGAYGHSRFRELVLGGVTQFLLTQSARCVLLSH; translated from the coding sequence ATGACATACGCGACCGTCATGGTCAGCCTGGCGCTTGGTCAGCCCAATGAGGCAAGGCTCCAGGTCGCGGGCGAGCTCGCGGAGCGCTTCGAGGCGGCGATCGTCGGAGTTGCTGCGGCGCAGTTCGCGCCGCCGCTCTATTTCACCGACGGTGCCGAGGCCCAGCGTCTGATCGACCAGGGCGAGGCCTCGGTTCGGCAGTGCCTTGCGGAGCTCGAGGGACAATTCCGCGCCGCGACCAGAAATCGCGGCGGGCACGTCGAGTGGCGCGGCGCGGTCGATTTCCCGGCGCGTTACGCGCTGCAACAGGCGCGCTGCGCCGACATCATCGTCAGTGGCGGGCAAAGCCCGGCCTTCTCGGACGCCTTCTCGCTCGTCACCCCCAAGGATCTGGTGATGCAGACCGGCCGTCCGCTGCTGGTTGTGCCCGACGGCATCGACTGGCTCGATCTGCGCAGTGTGCTGGTGGCCTGGAAGGATGCGCCGGAGGCGCGGCGCGCGGCCGCCGATTCGTTGCCGATGCTGCGCAAGGCGAGGGAGATCACGCTCGTCGCGATCCCCGAGCCGGACGACGATCGCCCGGCGGTGCTGGCCTCCGTCACCGACGTCGTCGCCTGGCTCGCCCGCCATGGCGTCACGGCAACCGCCCAGGTGTCGGAAGCGGGCCGGAACGAAAGCGCGGCTGACCATTTGGATAAGGTGGCTGGCGATGTCGGAGCCGGCTTGATCGTGGCCGGCGCCTACGGCCATTCGCGGTTCCGCGAATTGGTCCTCGGCGGCGTCACGCAGTTTCTGCTCACTCAGTCAGCCCGCTGCGTGCTGCTGTCGCACTGA
- the ccoN gene encoding cytochrome-c oxidase, cbb3-type subunit I, with translation MSQPSISKSMTVGESGLAVVFAVTAFLCVIAAAKALDAPFAFHAALSAAASIAAVFVILNRYFERPAALPPAEINGRPNYNMGPIKFSAFMAMFWGIAGFLVGLIIASQLAWPALNFDLPWTSFGRLRPLHTSAVIFAFGGNVLIASSFYVVQKSCRVRLAGELAPWFVVVGYNFFILVAGTGYLLGVTQSKEYAEPEWYADLWLTIVWVVYLLVFLVTVIKRKEPHIFVANWFYLAFIVTIAVLHLGNNPALPVSVFGSKSYVAWAGVQDAMFQWWYGHNAVGFFLTAGFLAIMYYFIPKRADRPIYSYRLSIIHFWSLIFLYIWAGPHHLHYTALPDWTQTLGMTFSVMLWMPSWGGMINGLMTLSGAWDKLRTDPVLRMLVVSVAFYGMSTFEGPMMSIKVVNSLSHYTDWTIGHVHSGALGWVGFVSFGALYCLVPWVWNRKGLYSLKLVNWHFWIATLGIVLYISAMWVSGILQGLMWRAYTSLGFLEYSFIETVEAMHPFYIIRAAGGALFLIGALIMAYNLWMTVRVGEAEVTSPMALQPAE, from the coding sequence ATGAGCCAGCCCTCCATTTCCAAATCCATGACCGTCGGTGAAAGCGGCCTGGCGGTAGTCTTCGCAGTCACCGCCTTTCTCTGCGTGATCGCGGCGGCCAAGGCGCTCGATGCGCCCTTCGCATTCCATGCGGCACTCAGCGCCGCGGCCAGCATCGCTGCGGTCTTCGTCATCCTCAACCGCTACTTCGAGCGCCCTGCGGCGCTACCGCCCGCGGAAATCAACGGCCGGCCCAACTACAACATGGGCCCGATCAAGTTCTCCGCCTTCATGGCGATGTTCTGGGGCATCGCCGGCTTCCTGGTCGGCCTGATCATCGCCTCGCAGCTCGCCTGGCCCGCGCTCAACTTCGATCTGCCCTGGACGAGCTTTGGCCGCCTGCGTCCGTTGCACACCTCGGCGGTGATCTTCGCCTTCGGCGGCAACGTGCTGATCGCCTCTTCGTTCTACGTCGTTCAGAAGTCGTGTCGCGTTCGGCTTGCCGGCGAACTCGCGCCCTGGTTCGTCGTGGTCGGCTACAATTTCTTCATTCTGGTCGCGGGCACCGGCTATCTGCTCGGCGTTACCCAGTCCAAGGAATATGCCGAGCCGGAATGGTATGCGGACCTCTGGCTGACGATCGTGTGGGTGGTCTATCTGCTGGTCTTCCTCGTGACGGTGATCAAGCGCAAGGAACCGCACATCTTCGTCGCGAACTGGTTCTATCTCGCCTTCATCGTCACGATCGCCGTTCTGCATCTCGGCAACAATCCCGCGCTGCCGGTGTCGGTGTTCGGCTCCAAATCCTACGTCGCCTGGGCCGGCGTCCAGGACGCGATGTTCCAGTGGTGGTACGGCCACAACGCGGTCGGCTTCTTCCTGACCGCCGGCTTCCTCGCCATCATGTACTACTTCATCCCCAAGCGCGCGGACCGACCGATCTATTCCTACCGGCTCTCGATCATCCATTTCTGGTCGCTGATCTTCCTCTACATCTGGGCCGGCCCGCACCATCTTCATTACACCGCGCTGCCTGACTGGACACAGACGCTCGGCATGACCTTCTCGGTGATGCTGTGGATGCCCTCGTGGGGCGGCATGATCAACGGCCTGATGACGTTGTCTGGCGCCTGGGACAAGCTGCGCACCGACCCCGTGCTGCGCATGCTGGTGGTCTCCGTCGCCTTCTACGGCATGTCGACCTTCGAGGGTCCGATGATGTCGATCAAGGTCGTCAATTCGCTCAGCCACTACACCGACTGGACCATCGGCCACGTGCATTCCGGTGCGCTCGGCTGGGTCGGCTTCGTCTCCTTCGGCGCGCTGTATTGCCTCGTGCCGTGGGTCTGGAATCGTAAGGGCCTCTACAGCCTCAAGCTCGTCAACTGGCACTTCTGGATCGCCACCCTCGGCATCGTCCTCTACATCTCGGCGATGTGGGTGTCCGGCATCCTTCAGGGCCTGATGTGGCGCGCCTACACCTCGCTCGGCTTCCTCGAATATTCGTTCATCGAAACCGTGGAAGCGATGCATCCCTTCTACATCATCCGTGCCGCCGGCGGCGCTCTGTTCCTGATCGGTGCGCTGATCATGGCCTACAATCTCTGGATGACGGTGCGCGTCGGCGAGGCAGAAGTCACGTCGCCCATGGCTCTTCAGCCGGCGGAATGA
- the fixL gene encoding sensor protein FixL has translation MSPTRVTHPADDGRGEHFRVRIEGFGVGTWDLDLKTQELEWSDAARALFGVARDLEITYEFFLSHLEPKDRERVEAAIKRVSERGGGFDVSFRISGVSSKGQWIRARAGLIRDDAGAARHLSGIFLDIDEEKQVEEALRTRESHLRSILQTIPDAMIVIDGHGIIQLFSAAAERLFGYLEHEAIGQNVDILMPEPDRSRHDSYIARYRTTRDPHIIGIGRIVTGKRRDGTTFPMHLSIGEMQSGGEPYFTGFVRDLTEHQQTQARLQELQSELVHVSRLSAMGEMASALAHELNQPLAAISNYMKGSRRLLAGSSDPNITKIESAMDRAAEQALRAGQIIRRLRDFVSRGESEKRVESLSKLIEEAGALGLAGAREQNVQLRFKLNPDADLVLADRVQIQQVLVNLFRNALEAMAQSPQRELVVTNAEVADGMIEVEVCDTGSGFHDDVIPNLFQTFFTTKETGMGVGLSISRSIIEAHGGRMWAESNASGGATFRFTLPAADEN, from the coding sequence TTGAGCCCGACCCGCGTAACTCATCCGGCAGATGACGGTCGGGGCGAACATTTCCGGGTCCGGATCGAAGGATTTGGCGTCGGCACCTGGGACCTTGATCTCAAGACGCAGGAATTGGAATGGTCGGATGCGGCCAGGGCGCTGTTCGGCGTCGCCCGCGACCTGGAGATCACCTACGAGTTCTTCCTGTCGCACCTGGAGCCGAAGGACCGCGAGCGGGTCGAAGCCGCGATCAAGCGCGTTTCAGAACGCGGCGGCGGGTTCGACGTGTCTTTCCGGATTTCCGGCGTCTCCAGCAAAGGGCAATGGATCCGAGCCCGCGCCGGCCTGATCCGGGACGACGCCGGGGCCGCGCGCCATCTCAGCGGGATCTTCCTCGACATCGACGAGGAGAAGCAGGTCGAGGAGGCATTGCGCACGCGCGAGAGCCACCTCCGCTCGATTCTGCAGACGATTCCCGATGCCATGATCGTCATCGACGGCCACGGCATCATCCAGCTGTTCAGCGCGGCCGCCGAGCGCCTGTTCGGCTATTTGGAGCATGAGGCGATCGGCCAGAACGTCGACATCCTGATGCCCGAGCCCGACCGCTCCCGCCACGACAGCTATATCGCCCGCTATCGCACCACGCGCGACCCGCACATCATCGGCATCGGCCGCATCGTTACCGGCAAGCGGCGCGACGGCACGACCTTTCCGATGCACCTGTCGATCGGCGAGATGCAGTCTGGCGGCGAACCCTATTTCACCGGCTTCGTGCGCGACCTGACCGAGCACCAGCAAACCCAGGCCCGGCTGCAGGAGTTGCAGTCCGAGCTCGTCCATGTCTCGCGCCTGAGCGCGATGGGCGAGATGGCATCGGCGCTCGCGCACGAGCTCAACCAGCCGCTGGCGGCCATCAGCAACTATATGAAGGGTTCGCGCCGGCTGCTGGCGGGCAGCAGCGATCCGAACATCACCAAGATCGAGAGCGCGATGGACCGCGCGGCCGAGCAGGCGCTGCGCGCCGGCCAGATCATCCGCCGCCTGCGCGACTTCGTCTCGCGCGGCGAATCCGAGAAGCGGGTCGAGAGCCTCTCCAAGCTGATCGAGGAGGCAGGCGCGCTCGGCCTTGCCGGCGCACGCGAGCAGAACGTCCAGCTCCGCTTCAAGCTCAATCCGGACGCCGACCTCGTGCTGGCCGATCGTGTCCAGATCCAGCAGGTACTGGTCAACCTGTTCCGAAACGCGCTGGAAGCCATGGCGCAATCGCCGCAGCGCGAGCTCGTCGTCACCAACGCCGAGGTGGCCGACGGCATGATCGAAGTCGAGGTCTGCGATACCGGATCCGGCTTCCACGACGACGTGATACCAAACCTGTTCCAGACCTTCTTCACGACGAAGGAGACCGGTATGGGCGTGGGACTTTCCATCAGCCGCTCGATCATCGAGGCGCACGGCGGCCGCATGTGGGCCGAGAGCAACGCATCGGGCGGCGCAACGTTTCGCTTTACCTTGCCGGCAGCCGACGAGAACTGA